In Negativicutes bacterium, the following proteins share a genomic window:
- the uraA gene encoding uracil permease: MSNRVIQVEEKLSFLQTLPLSFQHLFAMFGATVLVPILFKVNPATILLFNGIGTLIYLFICKGKIPAYLGSSFAFLSPVFLVLPQYGYEAALGGFIVVGAIFSLVALSIKAIGTKWLDIVFPPAAIGAIVAVIGLELAPTAAGMAGLTAEVIDPTIITVSIFTLLVTVFGTVAFRGFLAIIPILIGVISGYILSFFMGIVDLSAISKAPWLEMPTLYTPEFNLGAILIILPAALVVIVEHIGHLIVTGNIVGKDLTQDPGLHRSLLGNGLSTMLSGFFGSTPNTTYGENIGVMAITKVYSVWVIGGAAVIAIVLSFVGKLAAAIQSIPVPVMGGVSLLLFGVIAASGIRMLVESKVDYNKPSNLILTSVILILGVSNAHVTLGSVTLKGMALSTVVAIILSLSFKCIESLRADSK, encoded by the coding sequence ATGAGTAATCGTGTTATCCAAGTAGAAGAAAAATTATCTTTTCTTCAAACACTGCCCCTAAGCTTTCAGCACTTATTTGCCATGTTTGGCGCTACTGTTTTAGTTCCTATTTTGTTTAAAGTAAATCCAGCAACAATTTTATTATTTAACGGCATTGGAACTTTAATTTATCTGTTTATTTGCAAAGGTAAAATTCCAGCTTATTTAGGTTCAAGTTTTGCATTCTTATCACCGGTATTTTTAGTACTTCCACAATACGGCTATGAAGCTGCTCTGGGAGGCTTTATTGTGGTCGGTGCAATTTTCTCTTTGGTAGCTTTAAGTATTAAAGCAATTGGTACAAAATGGCTTGATATTGTCTTTCCACCGGCTGCCATTGGCGCAATCGTTGCCGTTATCGGACTGGAATTAGCACCAACAGCAGCGGGAATGGCAGGATTGACCGCAGAAGTAATTGACCCAACAATAATAACCGTTTCAATCTTCACTTTGTTAGTTACAGTTTTTGGAACAGTGGCTTTTCGCGGATTTTTAGCAATTATTCCAATTTTAATCGGTGTTATTAGCGGTTATATTTTATCTTTCTTTATGGGCATAGTTGATTTATCAGCAATCTCCAAAGCTCCTTGGCTTGAAATGCCGACTCTTTATACTCCTGAATTTAATTTAGGGGCAATTTTAATAATACTACCGGCAGCATTAGTGGTTATCGTCGAACATATTGGTCATTTAATTGTTACCGGTAATATTGTCGGTAAAGACCTTACGCAAGATCCGGGACTCCATCGTTCACTGCTTGGTAATGGATTATCAACAATGCTTTCCGGTTTTTTTGGTTCTACACCTAATACAACTTATGGTGAAAACATTGGGGTAATGGCAATTACCAAAGTATATAGTGTTTGGGTCATTGGCGGTGCTGCAGTAATCGCTATTGTTCTATCATTTGTTGGTAAATTAGCAGCTGCTATTCAAAGCATTCCAGTTCCCGTTATGGGTGGTGTATCATTGTTGCTGTTTGGAGTTATTGCAGCTTCCGGGATTAGAATGTTAGTTGAGTCAAAAGTAGATTATAATAAACCAAGTAACCTAATTTTAACCTCTGTAATTTTAATTTTAGGTGTTAGTAATGCTCATGTTACTTTAGGTAGTGTTACTTTAAAAGGAATGGCCTTATCAACTGTTGTTGCTATAATATTGAGCTTATCTTTTAAATGTATTGAATCATTAAGAGCAGATTCAAAATAA
- the nrdR gene encoding transcriptional repressor NrdR, which produces MRCPFCNIGDSKVIDSRSAEDGNTIRRRRECSSCNKRFTTYEVVEQLPLMVIKKDGRRVPFEREKLLSGIVKACEKRPVSIGSINMLATNIEKDLKNTMDREIPSQDIGETVMKYLKDFDQVAYVRFASVYRQFTDVGNFMKELETLMKSNNLKGDG; this is translated from the coding sequence ATGCGTTGTCCTTTTTGTAATATCGGCGATAGTAAAGTTATTGATTCACGTTCGGCTGAAGATGGCAATACTATTAGAAGAAGAAGAGAATGCTCTTCTTGTAATAAGCGATTTACAACTTATGAAGTTGTGGAACAATTACCATTAATGGTCATTAAAAAAGATGGACGAAGAGTTCCATTTGAACGTGAAAAACTCTTATCAGGCATTGTTAAGGCTTGTGAAAAAAGACCGGTTTCAATTGGTAGTATTAATATGTTGGCTACTAATATTGAAAAGGACTTAAAAAATACGATGGATCGAGAAATTCCTAGTCAAGATATTGGCGAAACTGTAATGAAGTATTTAAAAGATTTTGATCAGGTTGCATATGTCAGATTTGCTTCAGTCTATCGGCAGTTTACTGATGTTGGCAATTTTATGAAAGAGCTTGAAACTTTAATGAAGTCAAATAATTTAAAAGGAGATGGTTAG